The following proteins are co-located in the Legionella busanensis genome:
- a CDS encoding response regulator transcription factor, translating into MLLHRKYIIIIDDAPKDIQVEEYFHKYDYQILHYKSVPDLDTIVEKPAAFLIHSSMLTEIKLSTINAFYQWAVPLIVLNDEKDETLCVQMLEEGADDFLIKPILARELHARIGAIKRRVQRSLTEDDQEREVLAFENWRLYPASRQVFDTNQQELQLSAGEYDLLLAFVRQPQQILGREFLLQVTKSSDLNPFDRRIDVQISRLRQKIETDTKKPALIKTIRNGGYLFTAQVFTMKEGPNSYSKIE; encoded by the coding sequence ATGTTATTGCATCGAAAATACATCATAATTATTGACGATGCCCCAAAAGATATTCAAGTTGAAGAATATTTTCATAAATATGATTATCAAATTTTGCATTATAAAAGTGTGCCCGATTTAGATACTATTGTAGAAAAACCTGCTGCTTTTTTAATCCATAGTAGTATGTTAACGGAAATAAAACTATCAACTATTAATGCGTTTTATCAATGGGCTGTTCCTCTTATTGTTTTAAATGATGAAAAAGATGAAACATTGTGTGTTCAAATGCTTGAAGAAGGTGCTGATGATTTCTTAATTAAACCCATACTTGCTCGTGAACTTCACGCAAGAATTGGCGCAATTAAAAGGCGTGTACAGCGCTCCCTAACAGAAGATGATCAAGAAAGGGAGGTTTTAGCCTTCGAGAATTGGCGACTATATCCTGCTTCTCGGCAGGTTTTTGACACTAATCAACAAGAATTACAATTAAGCGCTGGCGAATATGATTTGTTATTAGCTTTTGTTCGGCAACCACAACAAATTCTAGGTAGAGAATTTTTATTGCAAGTGACTAAAAGTAGCGATTTAAACCCATTTGACAGACGGATTGATGTGCAAATAAGTCGTTTAAGGCAGAAGATTGAAACAGATACAAAAAAACCAGCATTAATTAAGACCATTCGTAATGGTGGATATCTTTTTACAGCGCAGGTTTTCACAATGAAAGAAGGACCAAATTCTTATTCCAAAATTGAGTAA
- the dnaX gene encoding DNA polymerase III subunit gamma/tau, translating to MSYLALARKWRPRTFLQLVGQDHINKALINSLNQQRLHHAYLFTGTRGVGKTSIARLIAKALNCEKGVSADPCLKCESCIAVEQGRFLDLIEIDAASKTRVEDTRELLENVQYAPTIGRYKIYLIDEVHMLSQHSFNALLKTLEEPPEHVKFLLATTDPQKLPITVLSRCLHFNLRHLSPETIVTQLKVIMEAENYSYEEDALCLLAKAAQGSMRDALSLLDQALACSTSTLTAEEVKNILGYTQQDYALQILQALTKLDASQLIQISRQISKEGGHFSFVLDELLSYLHDITLIQHLPANNPLNDYSSELIELAKQLNPEDIQLFYQIGIKSTEEIHLAPTLAIGFEMAILRMCTFKPVDTLPIPALAHELSHKDKQAIPSHAMNNQVPEEDNRLDTILKEDIPFTTKSIEAPKTVMPSDPIKPAETSIKAVSSELNEDWSTILQKIQLTGLAQTATENAEMIGKSAGEVRLRVDKGHRSLFTPNIIQRIEQALSTYYQQTIKLSFDFSEVQASPALQKSAAYTQSLQEAELSLEQDPFLKSLKQEFSAELVKNSIEPR from the coding sequence ATGAGCTATCTTGCGTTAGCACGTAAATGGCGACCGCGTACTTTCTTGCAATTGGTTGGCCAAGATCATATTAATAAAGCGTTAATTAACTCGCTTAATCAACAGCGCTTACATCATGCTTATCTTTTTACAGGTACTCGCGGTGTTGGCAAAACCAGTATAGCTCGTCTTATAGCAAAAGCACTTAATTGTGAAAAAGGAGTAAGTGCTGATCCCTGCTTAAAATGTGAATCTTGTATAGCCGTTGAACAGGGTCGCTTTCTTGATCTAATAGAAATTGATGCTGCCTCTAAAACTCGGGTTGAGGATACCCGTGAGTTACTTGAAAATGTTCAATATGCGCCTACTATAGGGCGTTATAAAATTTATCTAATTGACGAAGTTCATATGTTATCTCAGCATAGCTTTAATGCCTTGCTTAAAACCTTAGAAGAGCCGCCTGAGCATGTTAAATTTCTACTAGCAACGACTGATCCACAAAAATTGCCTATTACGGTTCTTTCCCGCTGTTTACATTTTAATCTTAGACATCTTTCACCAGAAACCATCGTTACTCAGCTTAAAGTAATTATGGAAGCAGAAAATTATTCTTATGAAGAAGATGCACTTTGCCTTTTAGCAAAGGCCGCGCAAGGAAGTATGCGAGATGCCTTAAGCCTACTTGATCAAGCTTTAGCATGTTCTACTTCTACATTAACTGCTGAGGAAGTTAAAAATATTTTAGGCTATACCCAACAAGATTACGCACTGCAAATTTTACAAGCCTTAACAAAATTAGATGCGAGTCAATTAATTCAAATTAGTCGACAAATAAGTAAAGAAGGTGGCCATTTTAGTTTTGTTCTTGATGAACTTCTATCTTATTTACATGATATAACACTTATTCAGCATTTACCGGCAAACAATCCCTTAAATGATTATTCATCTGAGCTTATAGAGTTAGCAAAACAGTTAAACCCTGAAGATATTCAGCTTTTTTATCAAATTGGCATAAAGAGTACTGAGGAAATTCATCTGGCACCTACTTTAGCTATTGGTTTTGAAATGGCTATTCTACGTATGTGTACTTTTAAACCTGTAGATACCTTACCTATACCAGCACTAGCTCACGAACTAAGCCATAAAGATAAACAAGCTATACCTTCTCATGCGATGAATAATCAGGTACCAGAAGAGGATAATAGGTTAGACACTATTTTAAAAGAAGATATACCATTTACTACTAAATCTATAGAAGCGCCTAAAACAGTAATGCCTTCTGATCCTATTAAACCTGCAGAAACATCTATAAAGGCAGTATCTTCTGAATTAAACGAAGATTGGAGTACAATACTGCAAAAAATTCAATTAACAGGCTTAGCGCAAACAGCGACTGAAAACGCTGAAATGATTGGTAAATCTGCCGGTGAGGTGAGATTACGGGTCGATAAAGGACATCGTTCACTTTTTACACCCAATATTATTCAACGTATTGAGCAAGCATTATCGACATATTACCAGCAAACGATTAAACTTAGCTTTGATTTTAGCGAAGTGCAAGCGTCACCAGCGCTTCAAAAAAGCGCAGCTTATACACAAAGTCTACAAGAAGCAGAGTTAAGTTTAGAACAAGATCCCTTTTTAAAGAGCTTAAAGCAAGAATTTTCAGCAGAATTGGTCAAAAATTCTATTGAACCACGTTAA
- a CDS encoding MFS transporter, which produces MIKNRAKFATFNNNGSLSRFYQFNFMTFNKKRLMPWINWGIAVSFVLSQFFLQAASGLMAASWQREFHLNTTQLGFLSSVFFIAYVGMQIPVGLAYDRFGARKILLTASILLCLGTFGLSLSHTYGQAIVARVLMGFGSSFGFVGMLYTTSSWFSSRYFALLVGLAETLAMIGVALAEIIMGWVILHYGWRVMLYIAGSAMFLVNFLIYVFVRDRKANQIKAKHTISLKVALLKTVKNKQVWFAGLYGFATFAVINVVVGLWGIPFLTQYHNLSLPTASSMMSMVFIGTAIGGPFNAWFVERWLNGRLLNRQFSTTLFALLTTILFGVLIYIPNLSIITGFVLLFFIGFFSSIYIQVFAIVKDHTELNLRATALAATNMLLMASAPVLQPIIGKLLALNYTFPQALTLLEVIFIIAIGLSFNLDKKD; this is translated from the coding sequence ATGATTAAAAATAGAGCTAAATTTGCCACTTTCAATAATAATGGTTCCCTAAGCCGTTTTTATCAATTTAACTTTATGACGTTTAATAAAAAAAGGTTAATGCCTTGGATTAATTGGGGTATAGCAGTAAGTTTTGTCTTATCGCAATTTTTTCTACAAGCTGCATCAGGATTGATGGCTGCATCATGGCAAAGGGAATTTCACCTAAATACTACCCAGTTAGGATTTCTTTCCTCTGTGTTTTTTATTGCCTATGTCGGTATGCAAATTCCTGTAGGACTTGCCTATGACCGCTTTGGGGCACGTAAAATTCTTTTGACAGCCTCTATTTTGCTCTGTTTAGGTACGTTTGGCCTTAGTTTAAGTCATACTTATGGGCAAGCTATTGTAGCAAGAGTCCTTATGGGTTTTGGAAGCTCTTTTGGTTTTGTTGGCATGTTGTATACCACATCATCGTGGTTTTCGAGTAGATACTTTGCTCTATTAGTTGGCTTGGCTGAAACATTAGCTATGATTGGTGTGGCACTCGCTGAAATTATTATGGGCTGGGTAATCCTACATTATGGTTGGCGCGTGATGCTATATATTGCTGGTAGCGCTATGTTCCTTGTTAATTTCTTAATTTATGTGTTTGTTCGTGATCGCAAAGCAAATCAAATTAAAGCTAAACATACCATCTCTTTAAAAGTTGCTTTATTAAAAACAGTTAAAAATAAGCAAGTTTGGTTCGCCGGCTTATACGGCTTTGCAACATTTGCTGTCATTAATGTGGTTGTTGGTTTATGGGGTATTCCATTTCTCACCCAGTATCATAATTTATCTTTGCCTACAGCAAGCTCAATGATGTCAATGGTATTTATTGGAACTGCCATTGGTGGACCTTTTAATGCGTGGTTTGTTGAGCGTTGGTTGAATGGACGCTTGTTGAATCGACAATTTTCAACCACATTATTTGCTTTACTAACAACCATACTATTTGGTGTCTTAATTTATATACCTAACTTATCTATTATTACCGGCTTTGTATTACTATTTTTTATTGGTTTTTTCTCTTCTATTTATATTCAAGTCTTTGCGATTGTAAAAGATCATACTGAATTAAATTTAAGAGCAACGGCTTTAGCTGCAACAAATATGTTACTTATGGCTAGCGCGCCTGTGTTACAGCCGATAATTGGTAAGCTGTTAGCCTTAAACTATACGTTTCCGCAGGCATTAACCTTACTGGAAGTTATTTTTATTATTGCTATTGGTTTATCGTTTAATTTAGATAAAAAGGATTGA
- a CDS encoding sulfatase-like hydrolase/transferase, which produces MTKPFQFKKHLNDFFIYNLVFIFLQFLFIFKKSSSFIQAVIYPLTVYIELLAVLFIQLLLYVFLSLLQTSLLWGVARSSSNKKIIENWEIIIYTLTLTALITLNCYFFPLSKFSRIFLPEFPASFLNILMVGSLIVLTILSFIALIQFLYKYPWWGALLAIIIFLFGFSQISPKQTNLTNKRPNLIIIGIDSLNPNQISKQSTPNLYKFLHESVYFSETISPLGRTYAAWTTILTGLYPLHHHARENLYPIDSIKYMASFAWNLRQAGYQTLFATDDRRFNNLGKEFGFDKIIGPRIGVNETLIGSFYDLPLSNLLINFRLTKWLFPYNYANRAGHFAYYPRTFSLELEQTLVTQNNTKPMFLAVHFTLPHWPYAWAISSPKLVQDEFEVNNREILYKAAVNQVDQQVGRLLKFLQQNGALTNSFIILLSDHGEVLYNQGSRETDPRLYQGKSDSQFIDYIEKKTDTKLQRSSGHGTDLLSPGQHHCILGFKIVEHNKLITIPTIIPIQVALIDIAPTIANFFNLNLKEKPDGISLLNTILGKALPPPHRAIMLESGMLPNLAPAPDKVIKYVRELYQVNPITTYLEIRKDKFVKINAMKQFGIIKDNWLFALYPNDNYYIPVILQLKTGYWTDDLNSDFAKKSPALEMLKELRQFYQKDLGNYPYVQQH; this is translated from the coding sequence GTGACTAAGCCATTTCAATTTAAAAAGCATTTAAATGATTTTTTTATTTATAATCTGGTTTTTATTTTCCTACAATTTCTTTTCATTTTTAAAAAGAGCAGTAGTTTTATTCAGGCAGTTATCTACCCTCTTACGGTTTATATCGAATTATTAGCAGTTTTATTTATTCAATTACTTCTTTATGTCTTTTTATCATTATTGCAAACAAGCTTATTATGGGGCGTTGCTCGCTCTTCTTCTAACAAAAAAATAATTGAAAATTGGGAAATCATTATTTATACGTTAACCCTTACCGCTTTAATTACCCTTAATTGTTATTTTTTTCCTTTGAGTAAATTTAGTCGGATTTTTTTACCAGAATTTCCAGCTAGCTTTTTGAATATATTAATGGTTGGTAGCTTAATTGTTCTTACTATTCTTAGCTTTATCGCTTTAATTCAGTTTCTTTATAAATATCCTTGGTGGGGCGCCTTACTAGCAATCATTATCTTTTTGTTTGGCTTTTCCCAAATTTCACCAAAGCAAACGAATTTAACTAACAAACGGCCTAATCTTATTATTATTGGTATAGATTCATTAAATCCAAATCAAATTAGTAAGCAATCTACACCAAACCTATATAAATTCTTGCACGAAAGTGTCTATTTTTCTGAAACAATAAGCCCCTTAGGACGTACGTACGCGGCCTGGACTACTATACTAACTGGCCTTTATCCTTTGCATCATCATGCACGTGAGAACCTATATCCTATAGATAGCATTAAATATATGGCTAGCTTTGCCTGGAACTTACGGCAAGCAGGCTATCAGACCTTATTTGCTACCGATGATAGACGATTTAATAATTTAGGAAAAGAATTTGGCTTTGATAAAATCATAGGGCCTCGTATTGGCGTAAATGAAACCCTAATAGGTTCATTTTATGACCTGCCTTTAAGCAATTTATTAATTAATTTTCGTTTAACTAAATGGTTGTTTCCTTATAACTATGCAAATCGTGCTGGCCACTTTGCTTATTATCCTAGAACTTTTAGCTTAGAATTAGAGCAGACTTTAGTTACCCAAAATAATACTAAACCAATGTTCTTAGCTGTTCATTTTACGCTACCACATTGGCCATATGCTTGGGCCATCTCATCACCCAAGCTTGTGCAAGATGAATTTGAAGTTAATAATCGTGAAATTTTATATAAAGCAGCTGTAAACCAGGTTGATCAACAAGTAGGAAGGTTACTTAAATTTCTGCAGCAAAATGGGGCTTTAACGAATAGTTTTATCATTTTATTAAGTGATCATGGTGAAGTTTTATATAACCAAGGCTCACGAGAAACTGACCCACGACTCTATCAAGGAAAAAGTGATAGTCAATTTATTGATTATATAGAGAAAAAAACAGATACAAAGTTACAAAGAAGCTCAGGGCATGGCACTGATTTATTAAGTCCGGGCCAACATCATTGTATTCTTGGGTTTAAAATTGTTGAGCATAATAAGCTCATTACTATTCCTACAATAATTCCCATACAAGTGGCATTGATTGATATTGCACCGACTATTGCTAACTTTTTTAATCTGAATTTAAAAGAAAAGCCAGATGGCATTTCTTTATTAAATACTATTTTAGGCAAGGCCCTTCCACCGCCCCACCGAGCTATTATGCTCGAAAGCGGTATGCTACCTAATCTAGCGCCTGCGCCAGATAAAGTAATTAAGTATGTACGAGAGCTTTATCAAGTTAATCCAATAACCACTTATTTAGAAATTCGGAAAGATAAATTTGTAAAAATTAATGCGATGAAACAATTCGGCATAATTAAAGATAATTGGCTTTTTGCCCTATATCCAAATGATAACTACTATATACCTGTTATTTTACAGTTGAAAACTGGCTATTGGACGGATGATTTAAACAGTGATTTTGCTAAGAAGTCTCCTGCCTTAGAGATGCTAAAAGAACTACGTCAATTTTACCAAAAAGATTTAGGAAATTATCCTTATGTACAACAGCATTAA
- a CDS encoding DUF547 domain-containing protein has protein sequence MIRLISYRIIPVMMSLLFVANTTLAATTKNLWSIWQAFNPLSTITIKHDEWQTFLNKRVMTNEEGINLVDYPHLTDTDLNLLKHYISELSHINISNYNRNEQLAYWINLYNALIVQTVASYYPVSSIEEINISPGLFSIGPWGAKLITVNNVPLSLDDIQNRIIRPIWNDPRILYALNNGSIGAANLSKSAYQGSLIDNQLNFAASNYINSLRGVQVIEGALIVSKLYEWFAEDFGGNTQDILKHLQQFAKEPLCNQLKHINSIDGYVYNWHLNTTITTTRD, from the coding sequence ATGATTAGACTTATTTCTTATCGAATCATCCCTGTCATGATGTCTTTGCTATTTGTAGCAAATACAACGCTTGCTGCTACGACTAAAAATTTATGGAGTATTTGGCAGGCTTTTAACCCATTATCAACAATAACAATCAAGCATGATGAGTGGCAGACTTTTCTTAATAAAAGAGTCATGACTAATGAAGAAGGAATCAATTTAGTAGACTACCCACACTTAACTGACACGGATTTAAATTTACTTAAGCATTATATTAGTGAATTAAGCCATATTAATATCAGTAATTATAATCGCAATGAACAGCTTGCTTATTGGATTAATCTCTATAATGCGTTAATAGTCCAAACAGTGGCAAGCTATTATCCCGTTAGTAGTATTGAAGAAATTAATATTTCGCCTGGCTTGTTTAGTATAGGACCCTGGGGAGCAAAATTAATTACTGTTAATAATGTACCTTTATCACTCGACGACATTCAAAATCGTATCATACGTCCTATATGGAATGACCCTAGAATTTTATACGCACTTAATAATGGCTCAATTGGGGCAGCAAATTTAAGCAAAAGTGCTTATCAAGGTTCATTAATAGATAATCAACTGAATTTTGCCGCTTCTAATTATATTAATTCATTACGTGGTGTGCAGGTTATTGAGGGCGCACTCATTGTATCTAAATTATATGAGTGGTTCGCAGAAGATTTTGGTGGCAATACTCAGGATATACTTAAACATTTACAGCAATTTGCTAAAGAGCCTTTATGTAACCAGCTAAAACATATTAATAGCATAGATGGTTACGTTTATAACTGGCATTTAAACACTACAATTACAACTACTCGTGACTAA
- a CDS encoding YbaB/EbfC family nucleoid-associated protein encodes MDMNQNLANLMKEAQKMQQRMQEAQEQLTKLQVRGEAGSGMVVVEMNGRHDVLKVSIKPSLAEEDIELIEDLVAAAVNDAVRKVEKASKEKISQLTAGLNIPTDFMQDDKE; translated from the coding sequence ATGGATATGAATCAAAATTTAGCAAATTTAATGAAAGAAGCGCAAAAAATGCAGCAACGTATGCAAGAAGCTCAAGAGCAGCTCACTAAATTACAAGTACGTGGTGAAGCTGGTAGCGGCATGGTCGTTGTTGAAATGAATGGGCGTCATGATGTGCTTAAAGTAAGTATTAAACCGTCTTTAGCAGAAGAAGACATAGAGTTAATTGAAGATTTAGTTGCTGCAGCAGTTAATGATGCTGTACGTAAAGTTGAAAAAGCATCTAAAGAAAAAATTAGTCAACTTACAGCTGGCCTAAATATTCCTACTGATTTTATGCAGGATGATAAGGAATAA
- the recR gene encoding recombination mediator RecR: MDALTQLITALRCLPGIGPRSAQRMAYHLLQRQRQRGLHLAACLQYAMEAIKHCQRCNNYTEDELCLLCQDKERDLSVLCIVENPADVLAIEQSDAYRGGYFVLMGKISPLDGIGPDEIGLPRLESLILSEGIKEVILALSPSIEGQTTTHFISELLRPHSIKVSQLAHGIPSGGELEFMDGITISSALRNRAELND, encoded by the coding sequence ATGGATGCATTAACTCAGCTCATTACTGCTTTGCGCTGTTTACCTGGTATAGGCCCCCGCTCTGCTCAGCGGATGGCCTATCATTTATTACAACGCCAACGTCAGCGAGGTTTACATCTTGCTGCTTGTTTACAATATGCTATGGAAGCAATTAAGCATTGCCAACGTTGTAATAATTATACGGAAGACGAGTTATGTCTTTTATGTCAAGATAAAGAGCGCGATTTATCTGTTCTTTGTATCGTTGAAAATCCGGCAGATGTCTTAGCAATCGAGCAAAGCGATGCATACAGAGGTGGTTATTTTGTGTTAATGGGAAAAATATCTCCCTTAGATGGGATTGGCCCAGATGAAATTGGCTTACCACGTTTAGAGAGTCTAATTTTGTCGGAAGGAATTAAAGAAGTTATCTTAGCTTTGAGCCCTTCTATTGAAGGTCAAACAACCACTCATTTTATTTCTGAGTTACTCCGTCCCCATTCTATAAAAGTAAGTCAGTTAGCGCATGGAATCCCATCTGGCGGCGAACTTGAATTCATGGATGGAATAACAATTAGTAGTGCCCTTCGCAATCGTGCTGAATTAAATGATTAG
- a CDS encoding efflux RND transporter periplasmic adaptor subunit — translation MTLNKKKWLIFFILLITITIVISIYSYKKKVTRGLDQPKLVEVNLLGKAEIEETVHLLGTINPKHVTLLIAKNHGTLDTLIPTGHKVRKGDLIAQINNPDIENNLELTQGSVTIAKNQYERLLSLLKTGYVSSKEVEEKKQTWLDAQKELSKAKIELDTLRFYAPFDGIVGAYKKKEGTQVNTGDSIVTIYDPSTLVVDFDIPCTNTSAFYEGQLVRIFNMPYKLSHLQKMIDEDSHMCPADVTISCKDCLIGASTEVELVLKGKKDTIVVPEQAIFLRNSKPHVYIVKDNVIELVPVTTGIKNKSQIEVTSGLKFGQQLVVKGLERLYPGLKVAIYHA, via the coding sequence ATGACCCTTAATAAAAAAAAATGGTTAATCTTTTTTATCCTTTTAATAACGATTACGATAGTAATATCTATTTATTCTTACAAGAAAAAGGTAACCCGTGGTTTAGATCAACCCAAACTTGTAGAAGTAAATCTTTTAGGAAAAGCAGAAATAGAAGAAACTGTCCACCTTTTAGGTACTATTAATCCTAAACATGTTACTCTCTTAATTGCCAAAAATCATGGCACTTTAGATACACTCATTCCTACGGGTCATAAAGTACGTAAAGGTGATTTAATTGCTCAAATTAATAACCCCGACATTGAAAATAATTTAGAACTTACGCAAGGCTCAGTAACTATCGCTAAAAATCAATATGAGCGACTTCTTAGCCTTCTAAAAACAGGATATGTGAGCTCTAAAGAAGTAGAAGAAAAAAAACAAACTTGGTTAGATGCACAAAAAGAATTATCTAAAGCAAAAATTGAGTTAGATACCTTACGTTTTTATGCGCCATTTGATGGTATTGTTGGCGCTTATAAAAAGAAAGAAGGGACTCAAGTTAATACAGGTGACTCCATAGTAACTATTTACGATCCTTCTACTTTAGTCGTAGATTTTGACATTCCCTGTACAAACACATCTGCTTTTTATGAAGGGCAATTGGTGCGTATCTTTAACATGCCTTATAAGCTTTCACATTTACAAAAAATGATTGATGAAGATAGCCATATGTGTCCAGCTGATGTCACTATTTCTTGTAAAGATTGCTTAATTGGAGCAAGCACCGAAGTTGAATTAGTGCTTAAAGGAAAGAAAGATACTATTGTTGTTCCTGAACAGGCGATTTTTCTACGTAATAGTAAACCTCATGTTTATATTGTCAAAGACAATGTCATTGAATTAGTTCCAGTAACAACAGGTATTAAAAATAAATCGCAAATTGAAGTTACTTCTGGTTTAAAGTTTGGACAACAACTTGTTGTTAAAGGGCTAGAACGATTATATCCCGGCTTAAAAGTTGCCATTTACCATGCTTGA